The proteins below come from a single Treponema phagedenis genomic window:
- a CDS encoding phage tail domain-containing protein, giving the protein MRIYADGKQLDIPVWITATDNTITVNTPSTKINDRDGEYLQGGTYYAVRIFNCSGNIPTDKYKDVEHERSRLFNLLVGKELHVYRDDDDDIFYKCRLEGTVKTTYNDGFNLAKVFSISFQLKAIEPFGFGETVIKKIHALEQKETIHCEGNYPTLPEIELSGIASVKGLLLESGNTYLEVSSKIDIPIGDSLIYKNGLLFLNGEDITINLTDRCILNPLTFQAGKNKLKITITGGTVKITYNGRYM; this is encoded by the coding sequence ATGAGAATATATGCGGATGGAAAACAGTTAGATATACCTGTATGGATTACGGCAACAGATAATACAATTACCGTTAATACCCCCTCTACTAAAATAAACGATAGGGACGGTGAGTATTTACAAGGCGGCACCTATTACGCAGTCCGTATCTTTAACTGTTCGGGGAATATTCCCACAGATAAATACAAAGATGTTGAGCACGAGCGCTCTCGGCTTTTTAATTTGCTTGTGGGAAAAGAGCTGCACGTATACAGAGATGATGACGATGATATTTTTTATAAATGCAGGTTAGAGGGAACTGTAAAAACAACATATAATGATGGATTTAATCTTGCGAAAGTTTTTAGCATTAGTTTTCAGTTAAAGGCAATTGAGCCTTTCGGATTTGGTGAAACAGTTATAAAAAAAATTCACGCACTTGAACAAAAAGAAACAATACATTGTGAAGGAAACTATCCGACTCTTCCAGAAATAGAACTTTCAGGCATCGCAAGCGTCAAAGGATTATTGTTAGAATCTGGCAATACATATCTTGAGGTAAGTAGTAAAATTGATATTCCGATAGGGGATTCACTTATTTATAAAAACGGATTATTGTTTTTAAACGGAGAGGACATAACAATAAACTTGACAGATCGCTGCATCCTTAATCCGCTTACCTTTCAAGCAGGAAAAAATAAACTCAAAATAACCATAACCGGCGGAACAGTGAAAATAACATACAATGGGAGATATATGTAA
- a CDS encoding phage tail tape measure protein → MANVSIGNLYASLSLKSEKLKSGAIEAEGVMRKLEKDIDDIKDAINNKLAMIGATLSAGVTLPLTLMGKSALDTFSQFEQAMQNTFSVMGATASEMEMLRKKAEGMGAATRFSASQAADALYSLGSAGQSATEAAASLDGVLSLAGATGSDLAFTSETITSTLSQFNMEASKASHVADVYAKAISKSQANMTKLSYSMRYVGPVASGLGISLETATAALMRLYNTGYGGEMAGNYLKNGLQRLASGGEDFKAKLDAIGLSYDEVNPKTNNLADIIERLREKQVDVTKANELFGDAAGGAMLKLIEGGGEAIRTMDGLLQSSHGTAEEMQKMQNTSFANTKDELSSAFEAVQITLTSNVIPAVDMVAKAFTKVLQFVNELPVGVQVAGTGLATMAAAAGPLLLVALSVKKIKAEMAALNVTMMSNPIFLIGTAIAAGTALALGAIAQIRKANDDYIHSAKRSIDDIRKMQDNALAEGNKGRKINSLLDEYETLKNKTTRTADEQARYNQLLAELQELVPDVVTKLNAQGEAFIENAEKAREAARQQLETEKALNDMALVTTRAKAEHAEAVIAKYKNKPKELQAQLKIETENVKAATLLYQQIQAKYEEFKHLQEAGRETAAAKIREEIQHLYLSNNGVQAEGGVWDYGNVKKMVKAFEKHLNTVTGKQQKTLRLYESIKNAVEENIAAKKELLDLEARSLAIAKAQGELSEEANKKETAKTRQQHADTSWDEYETRKKRWEKEKKEAVFLGQEFDEVGKKIEFLQAEIGKLLHLNAADVADGVFALNSKELKKLKKELDTLLKLQGKNKKNGSGGEKSKDLQAHIDELDSYYRKRISMAKEYGLNEAKETEKWLKERKALLDKYDNEKELRKKEAGGSGITVGDEKKRTEFLGYADFTKYLNEQKELQKELDKTRENIEKTKALLASKGQDLTPNERRAAKDYLEDLQEKANKLEIELKQSQFTLAEIDKTLEAIENCNKSDFELKLINIEKEKERLLQVIDEAKKAGKISEEEAEKAKKKVQEKTKKDKQGESVKNADPYVKGAIGIANAIADVIADAIEKGGVDGLTAIAAAGEIIGQIGDMVGNSVAKAVLGVTSAVFGITTKIMGAIRRKNAAYSAEQREKMKNFNQKVQEGIEKNIRRASEIAGEVPKTLAKAFSGKKLSIDSIFDSQSVELQKKKIDSFLDTVKDLKTEYQEGVTKQKTVKKYSKWDPLHWFGWEETENYTEYTNFTVAQVLEQYQAAMDKGDYQAAMGWRNFATKAIKKGLADAGLAGKDIDPITNYLGSLDGALAEYVKHRDMKSFKKALETQLYDALANKAVTNVMSGRIGQIFAQVEKGTITYEEGLKKIEGIGDEAAKIFDEMNERFGLTAEKAKTEWEKVGDAIASSLTQALGDAAYKADWGSFKKAFANEMKKAIIQSSLESAGVKAKVEAIINSLMEDGKITSEEINKGIQELQPIYDNMEKVMAEVAKATKALEGGVEIQTHNSGTIFQQLSGADRDFLSEIFNEGLSKVKQTFDFDTFNVQQLQATQIIINSMTFNSYNGVVNITATESTDLRAVLTEIVEEALAG, encoded by the coding sequence ATGGCGAATGTATCAATAGGCAATTTATATGCATCCTTAAGTTTAAAAAGCGAAAAGCTGAAAAGCGGAGCGATTGAAGCTGAAGGCGTCATGCGCAAGCTTGAAAAAGACATTGATGATATAAAGGACGCTATTAATAATAAACTTGCGATGATAGGGGCTACATTGTCCGCAGGCGTAACGCTGCCGCTTACTCTTATGGGAAAGAGTGCGCTTGATACCTTCTCTCAATTTGAGCAAGCCATGCAAAATACTTTTTCCGTTATGGGAGCGACGGCTTCCGAAATGGAAATGCTCCGTAAAAAAGCGGAAGGCATGGGAGCTGCGACCCGATTTAGTGCAAGCCAAGCGGCAGATGCTCTTTATAGTTTAGGCTCGGCAGGACAAAGCGCAACCGAAGCGGCAGCAAGTCTTGACGGTGTATTAAGCTTAGCAGGAGCGACGGGGAGCGATTTAGCCTTTACTTCAGAAACAATAACATCAACATTATCACAGTTTAACATGGAGGCTTCAAAAGCGTCGCATGTCGCAGATGTATACGCAAAGGCAATTAGCAAGAGCCAAGCGAACATGACAAAACTTTCGTATTCAATGCGGTATGTCGGGCCTGTTGCATCCGGACTTGGGATAAGTTTAGAGACAGCAACGGCAGCTTTAATGCGCCTTTACAATACCGGTTACGGCGGCGAGATGGCAGGTAACTATCTTAAAAACGGATTGCAAAGATTAGCAAGCGGCGGGGAAGACTTCAAAGCAAAACTTGACGCCATCGGGCTTAGTTATGACGAAGTAAACCCTAAAACCAACAACCTTGCCGACATTATAGAACGCTTACGGGAGAAGCAAGTAGACGTAACAAAGGCGAATGAATTATTCGGAGATGCGGCAGGCGGCGCAATGCTTAAGCTTATTGAAGGCGGAGGGGAAGCAATACGAACAATGGATGGGTTGCTGCAATCTTCACACGGAACGGCGGAAGAAATGCAGAAAATGCAAAATACTTCTTTTGCAAATACAAAAGATGAATTGTCATCGGCGTTTGAGGCGGTGCAAATTACGCTTACCTCTAATGTAATACCGGCGGTTGACATGGTGGCGAAGGCATTTACTAAAGTATTACAGTTTGTCAACGAGCTGCCCGTTGGGGTGCAAGTAGCAGGAACGGGATTAGCGACAATGGCGGCAGCGGCGGGACCTTTATTGCTTGTTGCCTTGAGTGTAAAGAAAATAAAGGCGGAAATGGCAGCCCTCAATGTTACGATGATGTCTAATCCGATATTCCTTATTGGCACGGCAATTGCGGCGGGGACGGCTTTAGCATTAGGAGCGATTGCACAAATACGAAAAGCAAATGATGATTATATACACAGTGCAAAACGGAGTATTGATGATATTCGGAAAATGCAAGATAACGCCCTTGCTGAAGGTAATAAGGGGCGGAAGATTAACTCACTTTTGGATGAGTATGAAACGCTCAAGAATAAAACAACAAGAACGGCCGATGAACAAGCTCGATATAATCAACTGTTGGCAGAATTACAAGAGCTTGTTCCTGATGTTGTAACAAAACTGAACGCGCAAGGGGAAGCATTTATTGAGAATGCGGAGAAAGCTCGAGAGGCGGCACGGCAGCAATTAGAAACAGAGAAAGCATTAAACGATATGGCACTTGTAACGACAAGAGCAAAAGCAGAACATGCCGAAGCGGTTATTGCAAAATACAAAAATAAACCGAAAGAGCTGCAAGCGCAGTTAAAAATTGAAACGGAAAATGTAAAAGCGGCAACATTACTATATCAGCAGATACAAGCAAAATACGAAGAGTTTAAACATTTGCAAGAAGCGGGAAGAGAAACCGCCGCCGCAAAAATAAGAGAAGAAATTCAGCATCTGTATCTTTCAAATAACGGGGTACAAGCGGAAGGCGGGGTATGGGATTATGGCAATGTAAAAAAAATGGTAAAAGCGTTTGAAAAACATCTTAATACGGTTACTGGTAAACAACAGAAAACGCTGAGATTATATGAGAGCATTAAAAACGCTGTAGAAGAAAATATTGCAGCAAAGAAAGAGCTGTTAGATTTAGAAGCAAGGAGCCTTGCAATTGCAAAAGCTCAAGGGGAATTATCAGAAGAAGCAAACAAAAAAGAAACAGCAAAAACACGTCAGCAGCACGCAGATACTTCTTGGGACGAATATGAGACAAGAAAAAAACGATGGGAAAAAGAAAAGAAAGAAGCGGTCTTTTTAGGACAGGAATTTGATGAAGTTGGCAAGAAAATAGAATTCTTGCAAGCAGAAATAGGCAAGCTATTACATCTTAACGCTGCCGATGTTGCAGATGGAGTTTTTGCGCTCAATTCAAAAGAGCTTAAAAAATTAAAGAAAGAGCTGGATACCCTTCTTAAGCTACAGGGAAAAAATAAAAAGAATGGCAGCGGCGGCGAAAAATCAAAAGATTTGCAGGCACACATTGATGAGCTTGATAGTTACTATCGCAAGCGTATTTCAATGGCAAAAGAATACGGCTTGAATGAAGCAAAAGAAACAGAAAAATGGTTGAAAGAACGAAAGGCGCTATTAGATAAATACGATAATGAAAAAGAACTCCGGAAAAAAGAAGCAGGGGGAAGCGGTATAACTGTTGGAGATGAAAAAAAACGAACAGAGTTTTTAGGTTATGCCGATTTTACAAAATATCTTAATGAGCAAAAAGAATTACAAAAAGAACTGGATAAAACAAGAGAAAATATAGAAAAGACGAAAGCATTGCTTGCGTCAAAAGGGCAAGACCTTACACCGAACGAAAGGCGTGCAGCAAAAGATTATTTAGAAGACTTACAAGAAAAAGCAAACAAGTTAGAGATAGAACTAAAACAATCTCAATTTACATTGGCAGAAATTGATAAAACTTTAGAAGCTATTGAGAATTGTAACAAGTCTGATTTTGAACTAAAGCTTATTAATATCGAAAAAGAAAAAGAGCGATTACTGCAAGTCATAGATGAGGCAAAGAAAGCAGGGAAAATAAGCGAAGAAGAAGCGGAAAAAGCGAAGAAAAAAGTTCAAGAAAAAACAAAAAAGGACAAGCAAGGCGAGTCAGTTAAAAATGCTGATCCATACGTAAAGGGAGCAATTGGCATTGCAAATGCGATTGCTGATGTTATCGCTGATGCGATTGAAAAAGGTGGCGTTGACGGTCTTACCGCTATAGCAGCAGCAGGAGAGATTATCGGTCAAATTGGGGATATGGTCGGAAACTCTGTGGCAAAAGCTGTCTTGGGGGTAACAAGTGCGGTATTCGGAATAACTACAAAAATTATGGGCGCAATCAGGCGAAAGAATGCTGCATATTCAGCAGAACAAAGAGAGAAAATGAAAAATTTTAATCAGAAAGTACAAGAAGGAATAGAAAAAAATATCCGCAGAGCAAGTGAAATCGCAGGGGAAGTGCCTAAAACACTGGCAAAAGCTTTTAGCGGAAAAAAACTGTCAATCGATAGTATTTTTGATAGTCAATCAGTGGAACTACAAAAGAAAAAAATAGACTCATTTCTTGATACAGTAAAAGATTTAAAAACTGAATACCAAGAAGGGGTGACAAAACAAAAAACGGTAAAAAAGTATAGCAAGTGGGATCCGCTGCATTGGTTTGGGTGGGAAGAAACAGAAAATTATACAGAATACACAAACTTTACGGTAGCGCAAGTTTTAGAACAGTATCAAGCCGCAATGGATAAAGGAGACTATCAAGCGGCGATGGGTTGGAGGAATTTTGCGACAAAGGCTATAAAAAAAGGATTAGCAGACGCAGGGCTTGCAGGCAAAGATATTGACCCGATTACCAATTATTTAGGCTCTCTTGATGGAGCATTAGCGGAGTATGTAAAACATCGAGATATGAAATCTTTTAAAAAAGCCTTAGAAACGCAGCTTTATGATGCGTTGGCAAACAAAGCGGTTACAAATGTTATGTCAGGGCGGATTGGTCAAATTTTTGCACAAGTTGAAAAAGGGACTATTACTTATGAAGAAGGCTTAAAGAAAATTGAAGGCATCGGAGATGAGGCGGCGAAGATTTTCGATGAGATGAATGAACGATTTGGACTTACTGCCGAAAAAGCAAAAACAGAATGGGAAAAAGTCGGGGATGCAATAGCTTCTTCTCTTACTCAAGCCTTAGGGGATGCCGCCTATAAGGCGGACTGGGGAAGCTTTAAAAAAGCTTTTGCGAATGAAATGAAAAAGGCAATTATTCAATCGTCTTTAGAAAGCGCCGGTGTTAAGGCAAAAGTGGAAGCGATTATAAACAGTCTTATGGAAGATGGGAAAATAACATCGGAAGAAATAAACAAAGGCATACAAGAGCTACAGCCGATTTACGACAATATGGAAAAAGTGATGGCGGAGGTTGCAAAAGCGACAAAGGCTCTCGAGGGCGGCGTTGAAATACAAACGCATAATTCAGGTACTATCTTTCAGCAATTATCCGGTGCTGACAGAGATTTTCTTTCGGAAATATTCAATGAGGGACTTTCAAAAGTAAAACAAACATTTGATTTTGATACTTTTAATGTGCAGCAATTACAAGCGACGCAAATTATTATCAATTCAATGACATTCAATTCCTATAATGGGGTTGTGAACATTACCGCAACCGAAAGTACCGATTTGCGGGCGGTACTGACAGAGATAGTAGAGGAAGCATTAGCGGGGTAG
- a CDS encoding capsid cement protein encodes MVGEYKLRSTVKAVKITDVEVPAGQKLEAHGIVFIGEKVGVVVDKIDDKTITVNIDTQREFTTDTFDEANLPKVGEKLFLDGTGKLTKTSDGKWVGYFWSKLNNQIAFSLRS; translated from the coding sequence ATGGTAGGTGAATATAAATTGCGGTCAACGGTTAAAGCCGTAAAAATCACAGATGTAGAAGTGCCGGCAGGACAAAAGCTTGAAGCGCACGGCATCGTATTTATCGGGGAAAAGGTTGGAGTTGTCGTTGATAAAATTGACGATAAGACAATCACAGTCAACATTGACACACAGCGGGAGTTTACGACAGACACTTTTGACGAGGCAAACTTGCCGAAAGTTGGGGAGAAACTTTTCCTTGACGGCACAGGCAAACTAACAAAAACATCAGACGGTAAGTGGGTTGGGTATTTTTGGAGCAAACTCAACAATCAAATCGCTTTTTCATTACGCAGCTAA
- a CDS encoding STAS-like domain-containing protein, with translation MKTLKIIECDSDYRYQGGRFVTLSPCSGEAFRETYLIPFLEKNKNNPELCVDFSGTVVYTPSFLEECFGGAIRKGYKEVRKIRFINIPKEEKKRLIDFIKKAYDFNPSLFGM, from the coding sequence TTGAAAACGTTAAAAATAATAGAATGCGACAGCGACTATAGATATCAAGGCGGGCGGTTTGTTACACTGTCCCCCTGTTCCGGAGAAGCGTTTAGGGAAACGTATTTAATTCCGTTTCTTGAGAAAAATAAAAATAATCCTGAGCTCTGCGTTGATTTTAGCGGAACTGTTGTATATACGCCTAGCTTTTTAGAGGAGTGTTTCGGCGGAGCTATTAGAAAAGGTTATAAAGAAGTGCGGAAAATACGATTTATAAATATCCCTAAGGAAGAGAAAAAGCGGCTTATAGATTTTATAAAAAAGGCTTATGACTTTAATCCATCACTTTTTGGAATGTAA
- a CDS encoding terminase large subunit domain-containing protein produces MWACRENRTLTASILRKNKELKDLFINSLTAEELDALNYDWSFWARDEQLPPDEWINGNKYIWNLRCGRGWGKTRTAGQTFIEAVKAGYKRLSLCGATAEEVRDIMINGESGIAQYCPPELGMDYKPSQKKIFFKNGAVVSIFYGSEPEKSRGAQSDFIWCDEIHKWQYPEETFDNLILGLRLGNNPLCIVTSTPKPTAFAKKFEKMTDEKGNPCVTTTVGSTYSNVDNLSKKFFSTIISKYKGTRLALQELFAQILDDNPNALFKKEWIEYNRVDELPLHVNRYRVITSVDPATSHNPDTSNHTGIITILEGAAPEKLIMNGEVKCRRENHYYVLRDSSVIGTPNTWGSMAVSNADLFNAVNIVIEDNQGGDLTELALINAGCKTAISRVRAVKDKQTRATTASMLCEQGRIHFYRDPKTYNVLHGIDNLDVLEQELTDWVPGSDSPDRMDAFVHGINWLQPNMKDTGTEVIASNIIASAFATSGY; encoded by the coding sequence ATGTGGGCATGCAGGGAGAATAGAACGCTTACCGCAAGCATATTGCGGAAAAACAAAGAGCTAAAAGACCTCTTTATAAACAGCCTTACGGCGGAAGAGCTGGACGCCCTCAATTACGATTGGAGCTTTTGGGCGAGAGATGAACAGCTGCCGCCCGATGAATGGATAAACGGCAATAAATACATTTGGAACTTGCGATGCGGGCGCGGCTGGGGAAAAACAAGAACCGCAGGTCAGACGTTTATAGAAGCGGTAAAGGCAGGGTACAAGCGGCTGTCATTATGCGGCGCAACGGCTGAAGAGGTGCGGGATATAATGATAAACGGCGAAAGCGGTATAGCGCAGTATTGCCCGCCTGAACTTGGGATGGACTATAAGCCGTCGCAAAAAAAGATATTTTTTAAAAACGGCGCAGTTGTAAGTATTTTTTATGGCTCCGAGCCTGAAAAGTCGAGAGGTGCGCAGTCGGATTTTATTTGGTGTGATGAAATACACAAGTGGCAATATCCGGAAGAAACATTTGACAACCTTATATTAGGCTTGCGACTGGGAAATAACCCGCTCTGCATTGTAACAAGTACACCGAAGCCGACGGCATTCGCCAAGAAGTTTGAAAAAATGACGGATGAGAAAGGCAATCCGTGCGTAACTACGACTGTGGGAAGTACCTATAGTAACGTTGATAACCTATCTAAGAAGTTTTTCAGTACAATTATTTCGAAGTACAAGGGCACACGGCTTGCGCTACAAGAGCTATTCGCTCAAATACTCGACGACAACCCGAACGCACTCTTTAAAAAAGAATGGATTGAATATAACCGAGTTGATGAGTTACCGCTGCATGTTAATCGATATCGAGTTATCACAAGCGTAGACCCCGCAACATCACACAACCCCGATACATCAAACCATACGGGAATTATAACAATCCTTGAAGGGGCTGCTCCTGAAAAGCTTATTATGAACGGTGAGGTAAAATGCAGGAGAGAAAATCACTATTACGTTTTACGGGATAGCTCGGTAATTGGAACGCCTAATACTTGGGGCTCAATGGCCGTAAGTAATGCGGACTTGTTTAACGCAGTAAATATCGTTATAGAAGATAATCAAGGCGGCGACTTAACAGAACTTGCCCTTATAAATGCGGGTTGCAAAACGGCTATTAGCAGAGTAAGGGCGGTAAAAGATAAGCAGACAAGGGCAACAACAGCTTCTATGCTTTGCGAGCAGGGGCGTATTCACTTTTACCGAGACCCGAAAACATATAACGTATTACACGGGATAGATAACTTAGATGTGCTAGAGCAGGAGCTCACGGATTGGGTACCGGGAAGCGACAGCCCTGATAGAATGGATGCTTTTGTGCACGGCATAAATTGGCTACAGCCTAACATGAAGGACACGGGGACGGAGGTTATCGCAAGTAATATAATAGCCTCTGCTTTTGCTACTTCCGGATATTAG
- a CDS encoding ASCH domain-containing protein: protein MEVKVLSVKNPFAYLIMQGGKDIENRTWKTDYRGRLYIHVGGETLPFFTIDENPPQFLKINNEKQILQKYKNYAEKLEDYYCDLAKQYVNAGVPTGSESEDEWLNKIIDRPDLWLLKSQTIIGYVDLVDIVQDSNSPWAIEGQYHWILKNPTLLAEPIQQVKGRLNIWNYNISE, encoded by the coding sequence TTGGAAGTAAAAGTTTTGAGTGTAAAAAATCCGTTTGCATATTTAATCATGCAGGGCGGAAAAGATATTGAAAATAGAACATGGAAAACAGACTATCGAGGAAGGCTCTATATTCACGTTGGCGGCGAAACCTTACCGTTTTTTACCATCGATGAAAATCCTCCTCAATTTCTTAAAATAAACAATGAAAAGCAGATTTTACAAAAATACAAAAACTATGCTGAAAAACTTGAAGATTACTATTGTGATTTAGCAAAACAGTATGTAAATGCAGGCGTTCCGACAGGTAGCGAGTCGGAGGATGAATGGTTGAATAAAATAATTGACCGCCCCGACTTATGGCTTTTAAAATCTCAAACAATAATCGGCTATGTCGATTTAGTTGATATTGTACAAGATAGCAATAGTCCATGGGCTATAGAAGGGCAGTATCATTGGATTTTGAAAAATCCTACACTTTTGGCAGAGCCTATTCAGCAAGTAAAAGGTCGTTTAAACATTTGGAATTATAACATTTCAGAATAA
- a CDS encoding DUF1064 domain-containing protein yields MSYSHWHKYKTAPKEQRTADGIVFASKAEMLRYKELRLLEKSGVIKNLELQPKFLIIPATEKGGRATHYVADFRYTTKGGVEIVEDVKGVKTEVYKLKKKLLLWQYPEINFYENKV; encoded by the coding sequence GTGAGCTATAGTCATTGGCATAAATATAAAACAGCCCCTAAAGAGCAGCGCACGGCAGACGGCATAGTTTTTGCAAGCAAGGCGGAAATGTTACGATACAAGGAGTTAAGACTTTTAGAAAAATCAGGCGTGATAAAAAACCTTGAATTACAACCTAAATTCTTAATTATCCCTGCAACGGAAAAAGGTGGAAGGGCAACCCATTATGTCGCCGATTTCCGCTACACGACAAAAGGCGGGGTAGAAATAGTCGAGGATGTGAAGGGTGTTAAGACGGAAGTGTATAAGCTAAAGAAAAAGCTTTTATTATGGCAATATCCGGAAATCAATTTTTACGAGAACAAAGTATAA
- a CDS encoding HNH endonuclease translates to MKGSMRKTRLYVFNRDGFKCTVCGKKIDWTTGQMAHRIPKTKLNIKKYGIGIIDHAFNLRTTCSLKCNSAVLIDNNPAEKEQLIEAIRRQGKR, encoded by the coding sequence ATGAAAGGCTCTATGAGAAAAACACGCCTATACGTATTTAATCGAGACGGTTTTAAATGTACCGTTTGCGGTAAAAAAATAGATTGGACAACAGGACAGATGGCGCACAGAATACCAAAAACAAAACTAAACATAAAAAAGTACGGGATAGGCATTATAGACCATGCTTTTAATTTGCGAACAACATGCTCATTAAAATGTAATTCCGCCGTTTTAATTGACAACAATCCGGCAGAAAAAGAACAGCTCATTGAGGCGATACGGAGGCAGGGGAAGAGGTGA
- a CDS encoding DUF4406 domain-containing protein codes for MKLYISGGITNVPDYKTQFKAAERKLTESGYTVINPADFEFTEGATYDEKMRFDLMQLLGCDGVALLGGWEKSKGANIEASTALKVGIPVYDVDYWLVNGKKELDEVGA; via the coding sequence ATGAAACTCTATATTTCGGGCGGAATAACGAATGTTCCGGATTATAAAACACAGTTTAAAGCAGCAGAAAGGAAGCTAACGGAAAGCGGCTATACGGTTATCAATCCCGCCGATTTTGAATTTACCGAAGGGGCAACTTACGATGAAAAGATGCGCTTTGATTTAATGCAATTGTTAGGATGTGATGGAGTAGCTCTTTTAGGCGGCTGGGAAAAATCAAAGGGAGCGAACATTGAGGCTTCGACCGCATTGAAAGTCGGCATCCCTGTTTACGATGTTGATTATTGGTTGGTAAATGGTAAAAAAGAACTCGACGAGGTAGGTGCATGA
- a CDS encoding antA/AntB antirepressor family protein, with the protein MNEITKNKTTTTSVPPNLTFQSKVENAGTEFEQNEILKIDTVENRQYVNARELHMQLQVGRDFSTWIKERIEKYSLIEGKDYQSCSPNLGSEIHGGQNKKDYLLTVQAAKELAMVENNEQGRKIRQYLIKVEEAWNTPEMIMARALQVSQNTINSLNERLTIAEKTIEAQKPKVELADALTSSKGAISMAEAVKVLHLPFGRNTAFKMLRNAKVLNADNIPYQEYINRGYFRVRESSWRNAKGETKISLVTEVFQKGMDYLRSFFINKEVLSA; encoded by the coding sequence ATGAACGAGATAACAAAAAATAAAACGACGACGACATCTGTACCGCCTAACCTTACATTTCAAAGTAAGGTTGAAAACGCCGGAACAGAGTTTGAGCAAAATGAAATATTGAAAATTGATACCGTAGAAAACCGTCAATATGTAAATGCGCGGGAACTGCATATGCAATTACAGGTTGGCAGAGATTTTTCAACATGGATAAAAGAGCGTATTGAGAAATACAGCTTAATCGAAGGGAAAGATTATCAATCTTGCTCACCGAATTTGGGGAGCGAGATTCACGGCGGGCAAAACAAAAAAGATTATTTACTAACCGTCCAAGCCGCTAAAGAATTGGCGATGGTAGAAAACAATGAGCAGGGGCGGAAAATACGGCAATATCTTATTAAGGTTGAGGAAGCGTGGAACACTCCCGAGATGATAATGGCAAGAGCCTTGCAGGTTTCCCAAAACACAATCAATTCATTAAATGAAAGATTAACCATAGCGGAAAAAACAATCGAAGCGCAAAAACCGAAAGTAGAGCTTGCCGATGCCCTCACCTCAAGCAAAGGGGCTATCAGTATGGCGGAGGCGGTAAAGGTTTTACATTTGCCATTCGGGCGCAATACCGCTTTTAAAATGCTGCGGAATGCAAAAGTCCTCAATGCAGATAACATCCCATACCAAGAATATATCAATCGGGGCTATTTTAGAGTGCGGGAAAGTAGCTGGAGGAATGCAAAGGGCGAGACAAAAATATCACTTGTAACAGAAGTTTTCCAAAAGGGCATGGATTATTTACGCTCATTTTTTATTAACAAAGAGGTACTATCGGCATGA